TAGTCTTTAACACACCCGAAAGTATATTATTCAGTTTCATAGCACGATCACTAATTGACTGAAAAATATAGGAATAAAAACTCTCTACTGAGCAATTCCCAAAAATTGGCGAATAGACCAAAGCATTTTCTGAAAACAATGAAAGAAGTGTATCCAAGTCCCCCCGCTCCAAGGCAGATAGATATTGGTAACAGAGCTGCTCGGTCTCTTTAATATCTACAGATTTCTTCATCATTTATCTTGCCTAGCCAAAGTTCGATCCACCATCTCACCACAAAGCCCAAGGTAATTATTGGGGTCAAGCAGCTTATCCACTTCATTATCGGTTAAGGCCTTAGAAACCTCATTATTCTCCTTTAATAGATCCGCAAATGGTCGATCAGTTTCCATTGCTTGACAGCAAATTTTGTAAACAAGATCGTGAGCTTTCTCACGGCCAATCTTTGGGCCTAGCCCCATCATCACCGCTTCAGAAGAAACCAAACCTCCAGTCATCTGTAAATTTCGCATCATATTATCTGGGTGTACATTGAGACCCCGCAACGCGAACTTCGCCTGTGCCAATGCCGCAGCGGATAAACAAAAGATTTCAGGAAGAACTACCCACTCAATCTCCCAGGTTCCCGTCGCACGCTCGTGATCTTCCTCCATAGCATTGAGTAACGCCGCCACCTGTTGTCGCACAATGGGCACTATTCCACTCATATATACTGAGGAAACTGGATTGTGCTTTTGCGGCATAGTGCTAGAAGCACCGCGCCCCGCAGTGAAAGGCTCCGTTACCTCCCCGACTTCTGTCTGTGCCATCAGTTTGATATCTAGGGCTATCTTACTCAGAGTGCCGGTGATTAGCCCCAATAGACAGGCGAGTTCAGCTATCCGATCACGCATGGTATGCCAGGCGATAACAGGTATAGCGAGATTAAGCTCCTTCATAAGTCCAGCCTGCACCTCTAGGCCTTGATCTCCCAAGGAGGCTAGGTTTCCCGCAGCACCACCAAATTCCCCGACTAGGACTCGTTTCTTAATTTCTGCAAGCCGTTGCTGGTGCCGATGAAAACCCGCTAACCACACAGCTGCTTTATAGCCAAAAGTAATTGGTACAGCTTGTTGAAGGTTACTTCTCGCAACCATTGGCGTATCCCGGTAATCCTCGGCTAGAGAGGCCAGCGCACCGGCGATTTCATCTACTTCCGTCTCCACAAGCTTTAATGCTGCACGAATCTGCAATACAGTAGCGGTGTCGGTAATGTCCTGAGTTGTTGTGCCCCAGTGGCACCACTGCCCTAGCCCCCCCTTACAACGCTCAACTAACTGCTGTACAACTCCAAATACCGGGTAGCCAATTAACTCTGTCTGGGATCTCAACTGCTCAAGGTCAATTTCTTCAGCACGACAATGATGGCAAATCTCATCTGCTGCCTCTTTGGGAATGATATCAAGTCTCGCCTGTACCCTGGCCAAGGCAGCCTCTACATCCAAGTAGTACTGAACTCTTTGCCGGTCAGAAAAGATCTCACTCATGGCAGGAGTGCTAAAGAGACCAGAAAAGACCTGCGAGTCTATAAGAGTTGCAGCCATTGTTAACCTCCCAAATAACAGGTAACAGCAGCGCTTTAAAGCAAAGTGTAATAATCAAGAAGAGCATAAAATGAGGCAAATACAAGCATCAGGGTGCATATGCCACATTTTCTTTACAGAGTAGACAATAGTCCCAACTTTTAGAGACATTGGTATGATCCATAGCTGGTAAACTTAACGGGGTCAAATTAAGAAACTATGTAATCAAATTGAAGCAAAGTTGAGATATTCGGCGCTAACCAGCACCTAGGCCAAATGCTAAGTATCCGGTAATAGCCAACAGGAGCAGAAGCCCAATTAATCCCGCCCGACCAGGTAATTCTGCAGGTGATGACTGTATGTTTTTTTCACGTACATAGGTGTTAACAATTATTCTTGCTTCTTTAAGATTAATATTTTTGTATTCACGCAGAAGCTTCATAGCTTGAATCATTTGGCCACTTTCAATTGCATCAACTACATCTTCTTCCAATTTCATCATTGGTCCAATTACCGCTCAAGGAACTATAATTTTGGCATATAAAACATGAAAATTCATGAAATCTACTATAGTTATGTCGAACCATTCCTATTAGTGTAATTGGTTCTATAAGAACATCCCCTCAAGAACCTGACTACAAATACCCACAAATTCTTAAATAATCTTTAATGTTACTGACTGAAAAAATAAACTATGTACTCTATAACCACCTAGAGCAAGCCGCCACTAAATCCTTTTTTTGCAACTAAAAAGAAACCAACTCGAACAGGCGAAAATAAATTAGTATCAACGCCTACTAACCAGGAGAAAGCCCTTTTTTGGAAATCCTAAAGACAGCAGCGTTAAAGCACTTAGATCACACAAAAACATTGCCTGTGAGGCTTACAAGTTCGACAACTATACCCTTCTCACACATCGACCAACACAAGAGCAACTCTCTTTAACCCAATAAGATATTGAAATCATTGATTTACATCAATCACCCGCATCTCAAGACAGGAAATCAAAAACTATAAAGTACAAAATAAAAAGCATTCTCTTGAAATATTTTTGAGCACAAAAAAATCATTCACCATTCAAAAGAAAACAAAACAAACACTAAACCTGCATCAACTCTCTCTTAAAAAAAGCAAATACTCCCAAATAGGTATAGAGATCTAACCACCAAGAATCACAGCTAACAAAAAACCATAAAATAAGAAGCGCCCATGGGAAATCAATTGCAATTTAACAATTGCCAATAAAAATCCAACTTCGTATACTGAAATTCTATCAAAAAACAATAAACTTAAAGCTAGTGGGCACAGGATGTGCATTGACAACCTGAAAAGCAAACAAGCTATACCGTCAACATCTAGAAAAGGAATTTTAACATTAAAAGGAGCAACACAAGCCGAGTTTGGCTGGAAGATCTATCCGAGGAAGTACTTAACCATAGGGCTGTAAATCATACCTATTTAATACGGTTTAGTGAGGCATCCCTGCCAAACTTTCCTTATGTTGTGGCTGATTTTGCACAACAATACAGCCTATACACATCCCGATTTATTAACTTATTAAGTGCAGCCATCTCCAAGCTGACCATTCCGGAGCACCGAAATATACTCTTGGAAAACCTGAACGAAGAATCTGGTAATTATGAGGAGGATGAACTCCGAATACTAAATCACCATGGAATAGATCCAAGGTGGATAAAAAATATCCCCCACGCTGATCTTTTTAACCGCTTTAAAGAAAAGGTCACACAGGGTAAACAAGAAACACCTCTTTCGGATGATGCGATCATCTGGTATGACATGCTTTCAATGGTATTACTTTATGGCTCTACCGAGGAAGCAATAGGAGCTTTAGGGATAGGAACAGAGCATGTAGTAAGTACAATTTATCCATATATTGAAAAGGGGTTGAAGCATTTACCTGAAATTCAGCCCAAGGACTACTGCTTCTTTTCCGTTCACACTCTAATCGACGATGATCATGCTGAAAGCCTCAACCAGATCGCATTAACTTTTGCCGAGACAGAAGAAGGAAGGAGGCGTCTTCGCCAGGGTGCAACTAAGGCTCTGAATTTAAGAGCTGCTTTTTGGGATGGCATGCTTGCACGAGCATACAACAATACAAAAATCATCGACAACAATTATAACTCGACAACCACACAAGTATCAGGAGTGGCTCAGGATGAACCAACCTATATCAACTGAATCAATTTATAATGCACAAGCCACGAATTGGCTTAGATCAGAAAAAATACTGTTGAGCGACTTCACGGCAAGACCTCGTGTTTTAGAGGCTCTGGGCAAAATCAAAGACCAAGATATCCTAGACTTTGGCTGTGGAGAGGGCTATGTATCACGCATGCTGATAGAGGCTGGTGTCAAGTCAATTTTTGGAGTTGACTCTTCTGCTGAAATGATAGCTCAAGCACAATCGATGGCTAAGGAACTCAAGCTATCTAATGCAACTTATACCGTAGGCAATGCAGTTTCATTTAATCAATTTCCACAAACCAGATTCGACAAGGCCATTGCCGTATTCCTTTTCAATTACCTGACTATCGAAGAAATGACTCAGGTAATGAGTAAAGTACGTTCTTTGCTGGTAGCAGGTGGTACTTTTGTCTTTACCGTACCCCATCCATGCCTCCCCTTTATGAGGGAAGAAAGCCCACCGTTTTACTTTGAACATGGTGAAAAATCTTATCTCGACGGTATAAATAAGACCTTTGAGGGGAAAATCTGGCGTAGAGATGGTGTACCGGTCTCTGTTCGCTGTGTACATAAAACCTTTGCACACTACTTCGAAGCCCTTGCTAAAGCCGGCTTTAACAGCCTACCCGAAGTCAAAGAATTAGCTGTAACGGATGAACATCTGGCATTTGACCCTGAATTTTTTGGTCCACTAAAAGGCTATCCACTGCATGTGTTATTTAAGGTGAAGGTAAATGATTGATATAGCACCTGACGAGACTATCCGTGCACAGGCATGGACAGCCGCAGAGTTGGAAGCTAAACCCAACTGGAAATTTAATTGGCCTAATGACTGGCCAAATGAAATCAAAGCCCTGCAAGAATGGTCTAAAGAGCAGGACAACCCTATTCGGGCTTTGCAAGCAGATTCTGTTGCCACTCCTCAGTTTGATCAGCTCGCCCAAAAAATCAAAAGTGAAATCCATGAAGGCAATGGTGTTACTTGGATTCGAGGAGTAAAAGGCTTTGATCAAACAACACTAAATCTTCTGTTTCTCAAAATCAGCCTGGCAATGGGGCAGACTATTGATACCTACGGTAGACTCTACGGCATTTTAGATACGGGCAAAAGCTATAAAGACGAAGCCATTCCTGTTTCACAAACTAACGCAGCAACTGGTGTACATACAGATAGCTCACAACGAGCCATACAACCAAATATTTTAGGGCTCTGCTGTATTACCCCCGCGATTCAAGGTGGTAAATCTAAAGTAGTTTCTGCAGCCCAGGTACATCAAAATCTCAAGAAACAGGCACCTAAAAAGCTAGAGCTGCTCTACAAGAATTACATTCGAGATCTTGTCACACCAGGGAGCGATAAAGATATCCAGAATATTCTGAACAATCATTTCCCGATTTTCAGCTATGCCAATGGCAAAATTTCTATCCGCTATATGCGCTACTGGATAGAGAAAGGCCATCAACGAGTCAATAATCCCTTAACGGCAGAGGTACTTCAAGCACTGGATCTTCTTGATGGAGAACTAAACAACAAAGAAAATGTTGTTAGCTTTTATATGAATTCTGGCGATATGATTTTTATTGACAATACTAGAGTCTTGCACGATCGCGATGAATTTATAGACACACCCGAGCAAAAACGTATATATACAAGGGTGTGGATAGATTAAGTGCTTACAGGCTCCAGGAGAATCTTCTCCGGGGGCCTGGCAATTAGGTACATAAGTCTACTGGGTAAGTAATTATAAAGTCGGATCCGCTTTAATCATTCTCACTAGCAACATAAGTATGAGGAAGCTGAATATATTCAAAAAACTTTCGCCCAAATCGGCCTCCAGTACTCTCTCTAACTCCAGATCTGCCAAAAAGCAGCTCCCCTATATTCACTCCAACCCCAACATAGAGCTCTCTACGCAAAGGGTCGTCTCGTTCTTTTTCTTTCAAAGTGAAACCCCGAGCAAAGTAACCCCCATGTAACTCCAGATAATTAAGAGGATTTCTCCGTGATAAGCCAAAACCACTTAACTTTAAGGCCAGTAGATATTTTTGCCCCGAGTAATCTGAGTGTGGCTTAAAGCCAGAGCGATTACCCGATGGAAGATATTCTAGACGAAAATCCAGCTTTTCCCTAAGCCCGGGGATATTCCGCCTTAGGTAAGAGATTCCTACTCCTGCAGTATTGGCAACAACGTCCTCCCAGGCAAAGCCATGCTCCTTAGAGTAACCATCGCCTAACTCCACAAATAACATACTCAACCAAGCTAGAGTAACTGCACTAGCCTCCGCCCCTACAGCATTATCAGCCTTGCAGTGAATGGCATCTGTAAAGAATTCACTGAGAAGATAGCTCCCATAGACATGACCGAGCTTATCCATACCACCATTGGCAGTATCATCCTCAAAGAAACCCTCACTAGTTGTACCAAAACTACTAGATCCCCAGTCCCAATCCACTAAACCAATCGCTAAAGTGGAAACAGCTACCCCTGCAGCCTCAAATAGAATGGTAGAAAGATGCTGCTTGAATTTAGGCAGTTTAAAGCCATGCCATCTAGAATCAGCCACCGGATACTGCTGTACACAACCAAATCTTTGTGATTCTTCTAAAGACACTGAATAAAGGTCTACAGGGCTGGTCACCTCTTTAGCTAACCCCTCAAAGCTCCATATAACAAAAAGCATGACCAAAGAAATTCTATGAGCTTTTACACGATTCATCATTTCCATTTATTCCTTTAATAGGAAAATCCGACTTAAACTTTTATCACATTCAAGGGTAAGTGTTGTATGACAAAGCAAGCTACCTTAGCAATAAAGCCAAACTTGATAGCTCAACCTTCCTTATTATCTCTACATATACCAATCATTAAGCATAGGAATAAATATAGACAAGGTCCAGAAACAGACCTAAAGGTGATTATTGCGCCAAAAAAGTGGGGCGGAGCATATTGAATCAACTGATTTTATTACTGGAACAACTCATTTCAAGACAATGCATCAGCATATAAACACCACTCCAGGAGGATAAAGCATCTATAAAGGTAATGTAATTTATTTAATATGAATAATCGACTAACCGCCAAGCATTGGCGCTACAAATTAAAGATTAGTAAAGATCAACGTGCAACAACATTGCATCTTATAAATTTACTTCCTATCAATACTTGAAAGTGCACTCCAAAAATTACTCTCATAGGCTTGAATAAGCCTTACGCGAGTTTCAATATCCGACTCACTTACTCCGGAGGCCAAGCCTTTTGCCACTATAGCTATAGCCTGCTCTCTAAAATCAGAAGGTAAAGTGCTAAAATTGATTAAGAACTCCAACTGACTGTCAGACAACCCCCTATATTGTTTAAGTGCTTTTGCCATACGGCCAACATTTTTACCAAAACTTTGAAAGTTGATTAAAAGGGCTGCCGCAATCTCTGCAGGTTGTGCATAATTTGCCAGCCATGCTGTATAAGCTGGATACGCCTGCGCCCCAGCTAGCGGACGATACTTAGTAATTTGACTTTTCGAGATATTAAGTGCCTGAATTAGAACCGGCAATTGCTCACTGGCAGACATCTCATTAACTACTAAGCGATAAAAGAATTTGTTAGTCACCTTACTTGAAGAACCACCAAATCGATGCAAGGAGAGTGCGTTATTGCGAAGGTCAGATTGAATAATCAGGCGCTGCTCCAGTGCAAAAGCATTTATAACTGACATTGACAACTCATTCTTTTCCAGTTTTTGGAGAATGGCAGGAACTTCATTACTAAGATATTTATTTTCAAGCCGTTGGATTAATTTCTCAGCCCTACTTCGTTTCTCCTCAATAGTTTCCGCAACAGAATTCGCCACAACTATTACTGCGAATATAAAAAAAAATCCTAACTTGATAAAAAAACCTGAAGTCACCTTATAGCGCTCCAAAACCTAAAGCGATAAGCATAGCATCTCAATCAGTAATTAGCGCAGATTACGCCGAGATAATCACGCTACTTGAAAGCTATAATGTCTATCTCAAATATCTACAACCATATATTGAAGATTGATTTCTCATTTATCTATTTAAAGTCTTTCTTCAGACAGCAAATGATAATACTCGTTCTTAATCCTCCCCCAAGATAACCTTGTTAAATCGACCTGCCTGCTTGTACCAAAATTGGCAATCGCGGCCAAATTTTTTAGCTTGCAAATCGCATCCTCAACCTCAGAATAACGAAACCACTCAGGATAAAACTCCGGGTAGCACTGCTCATCCGGCACTAATGGCGTACAACCCGCTACGGCGGCCTCCATTACCGCCAATCCCTGAAATTCGTGGTATGCAGTAGACAGAAATACATGGCTGTTATGCAAGGTTTGTCGGTATAGAGATTCACTCTCCACGTACCCCACCACCAGCAGATTCTCACTAAACTCCCTTTGTATCTGCTCAAATTCTTTTGGGCTATTACGAAAAGATTGACCCATCAGGTTGAGTAAGAATTTTACCTTTTTCTCTTTTAGGCCCCGAAGAATTTGCAGCAGACGGTCTGCGCCTTTGTCATATTCCCAGCGGGCGGCCCAACTGATGATTAGTGTATCCTCGCTTACTTCACCCTGATAACCCTGCCCCCAGCGGTGATCCCAGCAAAAATCAGCTTGTGTGTACTCTTGAGTAAAGAGTGCATCCTCTAGTGGTACTGGCAGCACCTTCGACTTACTTGTAATTTCTTCACAAATTCCCACCGGCACACAGTCCGGGAAGCGCTTTAAAAGCTTGGCTGCGCCTTCAATCAGGGTGCGGCGGTTGAATTCCGAATTAAACAGCAACAGGTCACCGGCTAACGCGGTATAAATATTGAGGAGCTGTGGCTCTATAGACCGGAACGCACCTGAACTGACTGGATAGGCAAACTGATTCTCGTGAAAGTAGACCACCGTGGGCACCCCCACTATCTCGGGCACTAAGCCGCGCAACGCACTGAGATCAGTCATAGACGTGGCAACAATTAGGTCCCACTGTTGCTTTAGTATTTGTGCCGTCTCCCCCCTGGCCCAAGAAAGGCTGTTGCCACGTATACGCCAGCTGAAATAGCGCGGGGGCAGTGTCAAGACTGTCCACTGCCACCCGGGGAAGGCAGCGACTAGGCCTTTACGCCAACGCTTGTGACTGTCGGCATCATAGGCCGAGAGCAATAAAACTTTCATGGGAATCTAAAACAACAAGGAACGGAAATACAGAGCTGGAAACAGAAGTATCCAGCTCCGTTATAGGCTTGAGAGGAGGTAAAGTCAGTCGAAAGAGCGCACATTCATCAGGCGAGCAAACAGACTAGAGGTATCCCAGCGAGAACCGCCGATCGCCTGCACCTCACTATAAAATTGATCCACCAGTGCCGTCACCGGTAACAGGGCGCCATTATGCTGGGCTTCCTGTAAAACGATGGCCAAATCCTTCCGCATCCAGTCCACGGCAAAGCCGTGATCATATTCACCGGCCAGCATTGTTTTTGAGCGGTTTTCCATCTGCCAGCTTTGTGCCGCGCCCTTGGAAATTACATCCACGACCTGTTCGCCATCCAGCCCTGCCGCTTTAGCAAAATGCAGCCCCTCTGCCAGCCCCTGCACCACACCGGCAATGCAGATTTGGTTGACCATTTTACAAAGCTGGCCACTGCCCACCGGGCCCAATAAGGTAACAGCACGGGCAAAAGTGTCTATCAACGGCTTTACACGTTCAAAATCTGTCTCTTCACCACCAACCATTACGGTGAGAACCCCATTTTCCGCACCGGCCTGGCCACCAGATACTGGGGCATCGAGAAATCCGATACCTTTCTCTTTGCCATTTGCTGCCAGTTCACGCGCGACATCTGCCGAGGCAGTAGTATGATCGACGAACAGGGTGCCCTTTTCCATAGTGGCGAAGGCGCCCTGCTCTCCAGCAACCACCTGGCGCAAATCGTTATCATTACCCACACAGGCAAACACCACCTCTGCACCTTTTGCGGCCTCAGCGGGTGTTTCGAAGCTCTCCCCCTCATACTCGCCCAGCCATTTTTCTGCACGGCTGGCGGTGCGGTTATATACCCGCACTGAGTGACCCGCTTTTGCCAGGTAACCCGCCATTGGGTAACCCATTACTCCCAAGCCAATAAACGCTACCGTTGCCATATTGATTACCCCCATATCATCCAAATAAGAGCCGCCCCTAAAATCAGGCGGTAAATCGCAAATGGCGCCATGCCGATGCGACTAATAAATTGCAGGAAAAAATGAATACATAGATAGGCACTAATAAAAGAAAGCAAAGTACCCAATAAAATATCCCCCCAGGGTACCGACTCTAGGGCGAGTAAATCATAGGTCAGTAACATGGCCGGCAGGGCTATCGCCGGTATGGATAACAAGAAAGAGAAGCGCGCAGCAGCTTCGCGCTTCATGCCGAGCATCAGCCCTGCGGTCATGGTAATACCCGAGCGGGAAGTACCTGGAATAAGCGCCAATACTTGCGCACCACCAATAACTAGTGCTTTTTTCCAGTTAAGTTGCGTTAGGGTTTGCACCCTGGCTCCACGCACATCAGCCCACCAAAGCAACAGACCAAAACCGATGGTGGTGGCAGCTATAACTGCTGCTGAGCGTAAATGCGTTTCTATATAGCCTTTAAAAATTAATCCTACCAAACCGACAGGAATCGTAGCCAGCACAATCAGCCAAGCCAAACGTCCTTCATCGCTAAATTGCCTAGATTTAAGCCCCCCTAAACCATCGCGCAGGAGTAGCCAAATATCTTTTCGAAAATAGGTGACTACCGCGATCAGTGAGCCAAAATGTACAGCCACATCGAAAGCAAGCCCTTGATCTTGCCACCCTAAAACTTCTGCAGGCAAGATCAGGTGTGCCGAGCTTGAAATAGGGAGAAATTCAGTCAAGCCCTGGATCAGGGCCAGTACAACAATCTGAAATATTTCCATGAATTATCAGGATCGAATTTTTTGACGTTTTTGCCAGGTAACTTCATTGCGAAGATAAACGGGCTCCAAAGCTTCAGCAGATACCATTTCACCAGCTCGATAGAGAGGAACCGCTAGCTCAGCAATATCCCGTGCATGGATTAAGGCATTCAAATCCAGCTCTGCCGCCCGAGCCTTGCCTAAAGCCTCATAGTGCCAACCGGGACCGGCACCGAAATATGTGCTTGTCAGCTTAGTCTCACTCAATGACAGTAGAACCTGCTCCGGGTTCTGCACGGCTTCAGATATCAGGCTGCCATTAGGCATCTCGATACCGTAAATCCCCCAGTACACCTGCTGCATACGGGCATCGAGCATAGCGACAATAGGGGATCCCCCCCACTGTGGGTGCGCCCTTCTGGCGCCTAGGGCCAAAGCGGCTAGGCTGGAAACCGGCACTACCGGCTTATCGGCGGAAAAGGCCAGTCCCTGTACACAACTAATAGCAATACGCAGGCCCGTAAATGAGCCGGGGCCCCTACTGACTGCGAAGGCATCCAAATCGGAAAGGCCCAGCTGTGCCTCTGCCAGCACCTCATCTACCATCGGTAGCAGGCGCTGTGTATGGTCTCGCTCCGCCTGAACAAAGCGCTCGGTAGTCTGGCCATTACTATAAAGTGCCACAGAGCAGGCACCCGATGTGGCATCCAGGGCAAGAATCTTCACAACTATTTCAAACCGGGTTATCGAGGGGAGTGAATTGTGGCACGGTCACAAGGTCTAGTCATGTAGATTAGCGATATTGAGGAAAGAGAAAACCCCGGTATTAACCGGGGTTGATGGAGAGTTAGCCATGCCACTAAGGCATGCTGTGAACTAGAGGAGGTTTAATTAAGCCGCACTCTTGGGTGGTCGACCACGGCGAGCGGTACCGGCCTTAGGTGGGCGCCCTCGACGAGTTGGCGTTTTCTTGGCCGCCTCCGCTTTGCTAGCAGACTTCTTCGGACGCCCTACTCTTTTCGCTGGCTTTGCTGCGGAGGTGGCCTTCTTGGGGCGCCCTACACGCTTGGTGGCTTTAGTTTCAGAAGCAGCCTTTTTGGGGCGGCCTACTTTCTTGGCCGCAGTAGTCTTTTTAGTCGCCGCCTTTTTAGCTTTTTGAGCATCAGCTTTTAACTTCGCAGCTGCTTTCTTCTCTAGCTCCTTGGCTTTTGTCGCAGCCTTCTTTGCTGCAGCTTTTATCTTAGCCTCAGCTTTTTTCTCGGCGGCTTTGATCTTCTTGGCATGAGCCTTAACACGAGACTTCATCCAGCGCGCTTCGAACGCCTTCAATGCCGCCGCCAGGTCTTTATCTGCCTTGGCAGAAAGGCTTTCAGAAAGGGTGGCCACCTTCTCCTTAGCCGCTTCTTCTGCATGACGCACGGCATCCATGGTCTTGGCCTTGGCAAGCTCCATTTTTGCCATCGCCAGCTTGGCGCGTAAATCTTTTGCTTTACCATTGGCGCTGGTCAAGGAAGCCTTGGCCGCTGCCGTACTACTTTTTTGTGCCCGCGCTTTTGCTTTTGCCACACGATCCATTTGTGCATCCAGCGACTTACTTGCTGCATCCACGGCTTTCTGTGCTTTTACGACTACCGGCGACGCTTTGGTCGATGTAGTTGCCTTTTTAGCACGTGTACTCTTTTTTACTACTCTTGCCATCCCTTGTCTCCTCATTAAAAAGAAGAAGTACTTCCAAAAGTGTGCTGGCAACGCGGCCTGTTAGCTATCGAATAAAACCCGGGGGTTATTTTATTGCTTATACAGAGCGGTGCGCTGCCTATTTCAATACAACTTTATCAAAGTTAATAAAAATACACGGCATTGCAAGTAAAAAAGCGAAAAATGAGAAATTTTTCAGCAAATAAGTCTCTTTTCCTTAACAAATTGCCTTTTGAAGAGGCAAAACACCTAAAAGTAAAAATTATTTTGGGCCTGGCAACTTATCTTCAACAACCGCAGCAAGAGCTTCGATATGATCCGCACGTAAATTTAGCGCGGGAATATAATGGTATTCACTTCCACCCGCTTCGATAAAATTAGCGCGATTCTCTACCGAAATTTCTTCCAATGTCTCTAAACAATCGGCCGAAAATGCTGGGCAAATCACATCAACACTCTTGATACCGCCTTTGCCCCATTCAATCAGGGTTTTATCGGTATAAGGTTGCAACCACTCAGCCTTACCAAAGCGTGACTGAAAAGTAACTTGCCAACGCTCCGGGGAAATTTGTAATTCTTCCGCAAGCAGCCTCGCGGTTTCCTGACAATGGCGTAAATAGGGGTCCCCTTTATCAACATTTGCTTTGGGAATACCGTGAAAAGAAAGCATTAATTTTTCAGCCTGACCGTGTTTCTGCCAGTGTTCCCTGACAGAGTTGGCGAGAGATTTAATATATAGAGGGTTGTGGTAATAATCACGAACCAGGGAAATATCCGGAATATCACGACTCTTTCGGAAAATTTGCGCCACTTGATCATATATTGCAGCAGTAGTGGTAGCCGAATACTGCGGATATAAAGGGAAAACAACAAAGGACTCATAGCCTTTTGATCGCAAGCCTTCAATAACTTTATCGAGGCGCGGTTCACCATAAGTCATGGCATACTCTACCGCGATATCCCGCCCTTTATCCTTTAAATGCTTTTGCAGTAGCTGCGCTTGATGGCGGGTATAGTAGAGAAGTGGTG
The DNA window shown above is from Microbulbifer variabilis and carries:
- the hemH gene encoding ferrochelatase, encoding MSTAIVLMNLGTPAQPTPSAVRDFLRDFLSDPRVVEIPRPLWLTILNGLILPFRPKRIAPAYAEIWNCSADDAQVEGSPLLYYTRHQAQLLQKHLKDKGRDIAVEYAMTYGEPRLDKVIEGLRSKGYESFVVFPLYPQYSATTTAAIYDQVAQIFRKSRDIPDISLVRDYYHNPLYIKSLANSVREHWQKHGQAEKLMLSFHGIPKANVDKGDPYLRHCQETARLLAEELQISPERWQVTFQSRFGKAEWLQPYTDKTLIEWGKGGIKSVDVICPAFSADCLETLEEISVENRANFIEAGGSEYHYIPALNLRADHIEALAAVVEDKLPGPK
- a CDS encoding undecaprenyl-diphosphate phosphatase; this translates as MEIFQIVVLALIQGLTEFLPISSSAHLILPAEVLGWQDQGLAFDVAVHFGSLIAVVTYFRKDIWLLLRDGLGGLKSRQFSDEGRLAWLIVLATIPVGLVGLIFKGYIETHLRSAAVIAATTIGFGLLLWWADVRGARVQTLTQLNWKKALVIGGAQVLALIPGTSRSGITMTAGLMLGMKREAAARFSFLLSIPAIALPAMLLTYDLLALESVPWGDILLGTLLSFISAYLCIHFFLQFISRIGMAPFAIYRLILGAALIWMIWG
- a CDS encoding NAD(P)-dependent oxidoreductase, with the protein product MATVAFIGLGVMGYPMAGYLAKAGHSVRVYNRTASRAEKWLGEYEGESFETPAEAAKGAEVVFACVGNDNDLRQVVAGEQGAFATMEKGTLFVDHTTASADVARELAANGKEKGIGFLDAPVSGGQAGAENGVLTVMVGGEETDFERVKPLIDTFARAVTLLGPVGSGQLCKMVNQICIAGVVQGLAEGLHFAKAAGLDGEQVVDVISKGAAQSWQMENRSKTMLAGEYDHGFAVDWMRKDLAIVLQEAQHNGALLPVTALVDQFYSEVQAIGGSRWDTSSLFARLMNVRSFD
- the tsaB gene encoding tRNA (adenosine(37)-N6)-threonylcarbamoyltransferase complex dimerization subunit type 1 TsaB, yielding MKILALDATSGACSVALYSNGQTTERFVQAERDHTQRLLPMVDEVLAEAQLGLSDLDAFAVSRGPGSFTGLRIAISCVQGLAFSADKPVVPVSSLAALALGARRAHPQWGGSPIVAMLDARMQQVYWGIYGIEMPNGSLISEAVQNPEQVLLSLSETKLTSTYFGAGPGWHYEALGKARAAELDLNALIHARDIAELAVPLYRAGEMVSAEALEPVYLRNEVTWQKRQKIRS